From one Caldithrix abyssi DSM 13497 genomic stretch:
- the topA gene encoding type I DNA topoisomerase produces the protein MAANNKKSLVVVESPAKARTINKYLGPDYEVAASIGHIIDLPKSKLGVSIEEGFKPQYVRIRGKEKIIKELKQKAKNSDKIYLATDPDREGEAIAYHISSILDKPESDVLRVEFNEITKAAVDQAMRHPRKIDMNRVYSQQARRVLDRIVGYKISPFLWEVIYRGLSAGRVQSVALRLICEREEEIRKFKPEEFWNIFALVQPQNNSPFKAKLIKFNNKKIKIENEEQAKTHLERLKQLPFVISLVERKKVKRQPPPPFITSTLQQVAARQLRMSTKRIMAIAQSLYEGVEIPGQGSVGLITYMRTDSTRISEQAIENVRHFIQEHVGAEFLPDKARHFKSKKSAQDAHEAIRPTYINPDFSPEALKDKLSREQYRLYDLIWKRFVACQMKPAEFEKTTVEVQAGEYLFQATGEVLTFPGFMKIYKEDVMEENGKVSAQDIPAGLEQGVSCELKELIPEQNFTKPPARYTESTLVKELDRLGIGRPSTYAQIISTILQRKYVERKEQKLYATELGEMVNKILVKSFPDLFNVSFTAKMEEKLDQIAHNGDSYEKVMNEFYQPLISDLEKVKNQKSELKALLTEKTEEVCDKCGRPMVIRWGRNGRFLACTGYPECKNTKPLENEEPQATDEVCEKCGSPMVIKRGRYGAFMACSNYPECKNTRPLSTGVSCPKEGCDGKIVERRSKKGRVFYGCSNYPNCDFVSWDKPVNRECPACGNRYMVEKNLKSKGLIVRCPSCKYEEPT, from the coding sequence ATGGCTGCCAACAATAAAAAATCATTAGTCGTTGTGGAATCTCCTGCCAAAGCCAGGACCATCAATAAATATCTCGGGCCCGATTACGAAGTAGCCGCCTCGATAGGGCACATTATCGACCTGCCAAAAAGCAAGCTGGGCGTTAGCATTGAAGAAGGCTTTAAGCCCCAATACGTTCGGATCAGGGGCAAAGAAAAAATCATAAAAGAATTAAAACAGAAGGCCAAAAATTCAGATAAAATTTATCTGGCTACCGACCCCGATCGCGAAGGCGAAGCGATTGCCTACCATATTTCTTCCATACTGGACAAGCCAGAATCCGATGTGCTGCGCGTGGAATTCAACGAAATTACCAAAGCGGCCGTTGATCAGGCCATGAGGCATCCGCGCAAAATCGACATGAATCGCGTTTACTCCCAGCAGGCCCGACGCGTCCTCGATCGGATTGTGGGCTATAAAATCTCTCCCTTTTTATGGGAAGTCATCTACCGCGGGCTGAGCGCTGGCCGGGTTCAATCCGTTGCCCTGCGCTTGATATGTGAACGCGAAGAAGAAATCCGCAAATTTAAACCCGAAGAGTTCTGGAACATCTTTGCCCTGGTTCAACCGCAGAACAACTCTCCTTTTAAAGCAAAGCTGATAAAATTCAACAATAAAAAAATAAAAATTGAAAACGAAGAACAGGCCAAAACGCATCTTGAAAGATTAAAGCAATTACCTTTTGTTATTTCTTTAGTCGAACGAAAAAAGGTAAAACGCCAGCCGCCGCCGCCTTTTATTACCAGCACCCTGCAGCAGGTGGCCGCCCGACAGCTGCGCATGAGCACCAAACGCATCATGGCCATTGCTCAGTCGCTGTACGAGGGAGTGGAAATCCCCGGCCAGGGCAGCGTTGGTTTAATCACCTACATGCGTACCGACTCCACGCGCATTAGCGAACAGGCTATAGAGAATGTGCGTCATTTCATCCAGGAACATGTCGGCGCAGAATTTTTACCGGACAAAGCCCGGCATTTTAAATCTAAAAAATCAGCTCAGGATGCGCACGAAGCCATTCGCCCCACTTATATCAATCCGGACTTTTCACCGGAAGCGCTGAAAGACAAATTGAGCAGGGAACAATATCGCCTTTACGACCTGATCTGGAAACGTTTTGTGGCCTGCCAGATGAAGCCGGCCGAATTTGAGAAAACGACGGTTGAAGTGCAGGCCGGCGAATACCTGTTTCAGGCGACCGGCGAGGTGTTAACCTTCCCTGGCTTCATGAAAATTTACAAAGAAGACGTAATGGAAGAAAACGGGAAAGTTTCGGCGCAGGATATTCCGGCAGGTCTGGAACAGGGCGTTTCCTGTGAACTTAAAGAGTTAATCCCCGAACAGAACTTTACCAAACCGCCGGCCCGCTACACAGAAAGCACGCTGGTTAAAGAGCTGGATCGTCTGGGCATTGGCAGGCCGAGCACCTACGCACAGATTATTAGCACCATTTTACAACGCAAGTACGTTGAGCGCAAAGAGCAAAAACTTTACGCCACCGAGTTAGGCGAAATGGTCAATAAAATTCTGGTAAAAAGTTTTCCGGACCTTTTCAATGTCAGCTTTACCGCCAAAATGGAAGAGAAACTGGATCAGATTGCGCATAACGGCGATTCTTATGAAAAGGTGATGAACGAATTTTACCAGCCACTGATATCCGATCTGGAAAAGGTAAAAAATCAAAAGAGTGAATTGAAGGCCCTACTCACCGAAAAGACCGAAGAGGTTTGCGACAAATGCGGGCGCCCCATGGTGATTCGCTGGGGGCGCAACGGGCGTTTTTTGGCCTGCACGGGCTATCCGGAATGCAAAAACACCAAACCGCTTGAGAACGAAGAACCGCAAGCTACTGACGAAGTTTGCGAAAAGTGCGGCAGCCCCATGGTGATCAAACGCGGCAGGTACGGCGCTTTTATGGCCTGCTCCAACTATCCAGAGTGTAAAAACACGCGGCCGTTGAGTACGGGCGTAAGCTGCCCCAAAGAAGGATGCGACGGCAAAATCGTTGAAAGACGTAGCAAAAAAGGGCGCGTGTTCTACGGATGCTCCAATTATCCTAATTGTGATTTTGTTTCCTGGGATAAACCGGTTAATCGAGAATGCCCTGCATGCGGCAATCGTTATATGGTAGAAAAGAACCTTAAAAGTAAAGGGTTAATCGTCCGTTGCCCGTCTTGCAAATATGAAGAACCAACATAA
- a CDS encoding DUF494 family protein: protein MEERLIEVIMYLLKEFNNLEEKADYNSLSRKLMASGYSNVEINFALNWIFNHLTDKKPTQEEEFEYSSRANRVLHDLEKIIFTPEAYGYLLQMRQLGLLNDSEFEEVVDEAIMGASPTVSVDDIKRIAAMVVFGNDVGKHANWEGFFYPFGSNTIH from the coding sequence ATGGAAGAACGTTTGATTGAAGTTATCATGTACTTACTTAAAGAGTTTAATAACCTGGAAGAAAAAGCCGACTACAACTCGCTTTCGCGAAAGTTGATGGCCAGCGGCTATAGTAATGTAGAAATCAATTTTGCGTTGAACTGGATATTTAACCATTTAACGGACAAAAAACCGACTCAGGAAGAAGAATTTGAATACTCTTCGCGGGCCAACCGCGTTTTACACGATCTGGAAAAAATAATCTTTACTCCCGAAGCGTACGGCTATCTGTTACAGATGCGTCAGTTGGGGTTGCTGAATGATTCGGAGTTTGAAGAAGTGGTGGACGAAGCCATTATGGGCGCCTCTCCGACCGTGAGCGTAGATGACATTAAGCGAATTGCCGCCATGGTTGTTTTTGGCAACGATGTGGGCAAGCATGCCAACTGGGAGGGGTTCTTTTACCCTTTTGGCTCCAATACCATTCACTAA
- the xerC gene encoding tyrosine recombinase XerC has product MDKHIRDFLRYLFLERRYARNTIRSYGTDLLQFEEFLEQHFTATNIPWSLVDKRVIRFFLIRLQEQKISKRSIARKLATLKSFFRYLLKNGIIESNPVATVKMPKLEKKLPEHLGPAEIEALLRLPKLNTFEGLRDLAILELFYGTGIRLSELINLKVSQVDFQENLIRVIGKGNKERIVPFGGSAKLILEKYLSIRPQFAENSVDNLFVLKSGKKMYPMAVQRIVKKYLTQASNLKQKSPHVLRHTYATHLLNQGADIRVVKDLLGHENLATTQIYTHLSIEHLKKVYNQAHPRATNKSSKNRRR; this is encoded by the coding sequence ATGGATAAACACATTCGCGATTTTTTACGTTACCTGTTTCTGGAACGACGATATGCGCGAAACACCATCCGCTCGTATGGGACGGATCTACTACAATTCGAAGAATTTTTAGAACAACACTTTACCGCGACGAACATTCCATGGTCTTTAGTCGATAAACGAGTGATTCGATTTTTTCTAATTCGTCTGCAGGAACAGAAAATCTCTAAACGCTCCATTGCCCGGAAACTGGCGACTCTTAAATCCTTTTTTCGCTATTTGCTAAAAAATGGGATTATTGAAAGCAATCCGGTGGCGACGGTAAAAATGCCTAAACTGGAAAAAAAATTACCGGAGCATTTAGGGCCGGCAGAAATCGAGGCGCTGCTCAGACTGCCGAAGCTTAATACGTTTGAAGGGTTGCGCGATCTGGCCATTCTGGAACTATTTTATGGAACCGGAATCCGTTTATCTGAGTTGATAAATCTAAAGGTCAGTCAGGTTGATTTCCAGGAAAATCTGATTCGGGTGATCGGAAAAGGCAATAAAGAACGCATTGTACCATTCGGCGGAAGCGCAAAATTGATTTTAGAGAAATATCTGTCAATTCGTCCTCAATTTGCGGAAAATTCTGTCGATAATTTATTTGTGCTTAAATCCGGAAAGAAAATGTACCCTATGGCAGTTCAACGGATCGTTAAAAAATATCTGACACAAGCAAGCAACTTAAAGCAAAAGAGCCCCCACGTTTTGAGACATACCTATGCCACGCATTTGTTGAATCAGGGCGCTGATATCCGTGTGGTGAAAGACCTGTTAGGGCACGAAAACCTGGCCACAACCCAAATATACACCCACCTGTCCATCGAGCATCTAAAAAAAGTTTATAATCAGGCCCATCCCCGGGCCACAAATAAATCATCAAAAAACCGAAGGAGGTAA
- a CDS encoding PTS system mannose/fructose/N-acetylgalactosamine-transporter subunit IIB — MLADIQLFRIDDRLIHGQVVIGWANFLNSREIILCDDLVAQNVWEKELYLSSVPDYLSASVVSTGELADHLNNDGVNFQKAIILVNSPFVIEKLLEKGAKIKKVNVGGIHFKEGRREFLPYLFLNEEEVKAFWRLIENGIYFYCQDVPSARAIPLEKVLPK; from the coding sequence GTGCTTGCAGACATTCAATTATTTAGAATCGATGACCGTTTGATTCATGGGCAGGTCGTAATTGGCTGGGCAAACTTTTTAAACTCCAGAGAAATCATTTTATGCGATGATCTGGTGGCTCAAAATGTGTGGGAAAAAGAACTTTACCTCTCCAGCGTTCCCGATTACTTGTCCGCCTCTGTGGTTTCCACCGGCGAACTGGCCGATCACCTAAACAACGACGGTGTGAATTTTCAAAAGGCGATTATTCTGGTCAACTCTCCTTTTGTTATTGAAAAACTGCTGGAAAAAGGCGCGAAGATCAAAAAGGTCAATGTGGGCGGCATCCATTTTAAAGAAGGCCGCAGAGAGTTTTTACCCTATCTTTTTTTAAACGAAGAGGAAGTCAAGGCCTTTTGGCGCCTGATTGAAAATGGCATTTATTTTTACTGTCAGGATGTGCCCTCGGCCAGAGCGATCCCTTTAGAAAAAGTTTTACCAAAGTAA
- a CDS encoding MlaD family protein: MKKRLFSTEFKVGLTVVIATFILVYGIIWGKGYSLKTHKHQLQLVFDNIGGMVPGDPVTVNGVKEGKVVNIDWKGRDVLVTIELDDRVKLYEDATFTIISAELLAGMKVEIFPGRSERRLNLAKQPFRGKYGGRIVDVGLTIDKLAQDMSALTFRLDTTTALINSLLRTGQLQENITSTLENLNAISAGFASLPDTLSETLTQLNAAIRNVNRLINENRQPVASSLKEIESMGKNINQLTQNLNKTLKEIQTQRGTLGKVMYDSTLYNNLNKTLLTVDSLANRLRKKGLKLSIF; encoded by the coding sequence ATGAAAAAGAGATTGTTCAGCACGGAGTTTAAAGTTGGCTTAACGGTTGTGATCGCCACCTTTATTTTAGTTTATGGGATTATCTGGGGCAAGGGCTATAGCCTGAAAACCCATAAACACCAGCTACAATTGGTGTTTGACAACATCGGCGGGATGGTGCCCGGCGACCCGGTAACCGTAAACGGCGTGAAAGAGGGCAAGGTGGTCAACATCGACTGGAAAGGCCGCGATGTGCTGGTAACAATCGAATTAGACGACCGGGTGAAATTGTACGAAGACGCCACCTTTACTATTATCAGCGCCGAACTTTTAGCCGGCATGAAGGTGGAAATTTTTCCCGGACGTTCCGAGCGCAGGCTAAACCTGGCCAAACAACCATTCCGCGGCAAGTACGGCGGGCGCATTGTTGACGTGGGGTTAACCATCGATAAGCTGGCGCAGGATATGTCGGCGCTGACGTTTCGCCTGGACACCACCACCGCGCTGATTAATAGCTTGCTGCGCACCGGTCAATTACAGGAAAACATTACCTCCACGCTGGAAAACCTAAACGCCATCAGCGCGGGCTTTGCCAGTCTGCCCGATACCCTTTCCGAAACATTAACCCAGCTCAACGCCGCTATTAGAAATGTTAACCGATTGATTAATGAAAACCGTCAACCGGTGGCCTCTTCTTTAAAAGAGATTGAGTCCATGGGCAAAAACATAAACCAGCTGACGCAGAATTTGAATAAGACTTTAAAAGAAATCCAGACGCAACGTGGAACACTGGGCAAGGTGATGTATGATTCGACGCTGTACAACAATCTAAACAAAACATTGCTAACGGTAGATTCGCTGGCCAACCGCCTGCGTAAAAAAGGTTTGAAATTAAGCATCTTTTAA
- the hpf gene encoding ribosome hibernation-promoting factor, HPF/YfiA family, with protein MMNVSITTRGYKAPERLKNYLVDKLRRLNRFEDQIMDIEAIFSYEKLDQVVEFKVNLRKKQFIIKERSEDIFKSIDLAIDNVERQITKIKGKIREHKKKKISDVIE; from the coding sequence ATGATGAACGTATCAATAACCACTCGTGGTTACAAAGCGCCAGAACGGTTAAAAAATTATTTAGTGGACAAGCTGAGGCGACTAAATCGTTTTGAAGATCAGATCATGGACATAGAAGCCATCTTTTCTTATGAAAAGCTTGATCAGGTGGTAGAGTTCAAGGTAAATCTTCGCAAAAAACAATTTATCATTAAAGAAAGATCGGAAGATATATTTAAATCCATAGATTTAGCCATCGACAACGTTGAGAGACAAATCACCAAAATTAAAGGGAAAATACGCGAGCACAAGAAAAAGAAAATCAGCGATGTTATTGAATAA
- the recJ gene encoding single-stranded-DNA-specific exonuclease RecJ → MQLPKNTWKILNTDPSRSIVEVILENRKLPTTHLASFRLSERMHDPYLLPDMEKGVKRILQAIERKEKIVVFGDYDVDGITSTALMLYFFRKINYPVDYLLPHRQKDGYGLRISTVDRIAQMGARLVITVDNGISSAEAIDYARQKGIDVVVTDHHLPEGKMPDAVAVINPNRKDSDYPFKSICGAVVAYKVIWALAQKLLPEADFKQFLLDQLDLITIGTIADVMPLRDENHALVKFGLKVLSRTKKPGLIELKKVAGLNGKNITPISVGYFLAPRLNASGRMEEADTSVKLLIAQDKERASYLASYLNKLNQKRQNLQQDYLDNVISALPEDKKKLEKVIIVHDPQWHAGLIGLISGKLKERYGRPAIAFTSDEDGNLVGSARSIEAFHITNALTKFNHYFLNYGGHHKAAGLTISPEKFDAFREDFVQYANQVLTDDDLIPLLTIDSVVDIDQVHLNMAQTVEELGPFGEGNPQPVFVFEKVNIREMYLMGNGKHLKLFVEKGNQTYECVWWNAAEYKDALQFGQPVDIAFKLSVNNWQGRDRLQLVVEDIRPVK, encoded by the coding sequence TTGCAGCTACCGAAAAATACATGGAAAATATTAAATACAGACCCATCGCGTTCCATTGTAGAAGTTATTTTAGAAAACAGAAAATTACCGACCACGCATCTGGCCTCTTTCCGGCTCTCGGAAAGAATGCACGATCCTTATCTTTTACCTGATATGGAAAAAGGGGTAAAACGCATTTTGCAGGCCATTGAGCGCAAGGAAAAGATTGTGGTTTTTGGCGACTACGATGTGGACGGCATTACTTCCACCGCGCTGATGTTGTATTTTTTCCGCAAAATCAATTATCCCGTCGATTATCTTTTGCCCCATCGCCAGAAAGACGGGTACGGGTTGCGCATTAGCACGGTTGACCGCATCGCTCAAATGGGCGCCCGGCTGGTGATTACCGTGGATAACGGAATTTCTTCCGCAGAGGCGATCGACTACGCCCGACAGAAAGGTATCGACGTTGTGGTAACCGATCACCACCTGCCAGAAGGCAAAATGCCAGATGCCGTTGCCGTTATCAATCCCAATCGAAAAGACTCGGATTATCCTTTTAAATCCATTTGCGGCGCCGTTGTCGCTTACAAGGTCATCTGGGCGCTGGCGCAAAAACTGCTGCCGGAAGCCGATTTTAAGCAATTTTTGTTGGACCAACTGGATCTGATTACCATTGGCACCATCGCCGATGTGATGCCCCTGCGCGACGAAAACCATGCGCTGGTGAAATTTGGCCTTAAAGTGCTCTCGCGTACTAAAAAACCCGGCCTAATTGAGCTAAAAAAAGTGGCGGGCCTGAACGGCAAAAACATTACGCCTATTTCCGTCGGCTATTTTCTGGCGCCGCGCCTGAACGCCTCCGGACGGATGGAAGAAGCCGACACATCCGTAAAACTGCTCATTGCTCAGGACAAAGAGCGGGCATCTTACCTGGCCTCTTATCTCAACAAGCTCAATCAAAAACGGCAAAACTTGCAGCAGGATTATCTGGACAACGTAATCTCCGCCCTGCCTGAGGACAAAAAAAAGCTGGAAAAAGTGATTATCGTTCACGACCCCCAGTGGCACGCCGGCCTCATCGGCCTGATTTCCGGAAAACTCAAAGAGCGTTACGGCCGGCCGGCCATCGCCTTTACCAGCGACGAAGACGGCAACCTGGTTGGCTCGGCGCGCAGCATCGAGGCCTTCCATATTACCAACGCCTTAACCAAATTTAACCATTACTTTTTAAACTACGGAGGGCACCACAAAGCCGCCGGTTTGACCATCTCTCCGGAAAAATTCGATGCCTTCCGTGAAGATTTTGTTCAATATGCCAATCAGGTTTTAACAGATGACGATTTGATTCCGCTTTTGACCATCGATTCGGTGGTGGATATTGACCAGGTACATCTAAACATGGCGCAAACGGTGGAAGAACTGGGGCCCTTCGGCGAAGGCAATCCACAGCCGGTTTTCGTATTCGAAAAGGTCAATATCAGAGAAATGTATCTGATGGGTAATGGCAAGCATCTAAAACTTTTCGTTGAAAAGGGAAACCAGACCTACGAATGCGTCTGGTGGAATGCAGCCGAATACAAAGACGCCTTACAATTCGGCCAACCGGTTGATATCGCCTTCAAACTCAGCGTTAACAACTGGCAGGGAAGAGATCGCCTGCAACTGGTTGTCGAAGATATTCGTCCGGTAAAATGA
- the hprK gene encoding HPr(Ser) kinase/phosphatase — protein sequence MNEYITVRTLLRENQERLKLRLICSENGLNRKIITSEIHRPGLALSGFVELFTWDRIQILGNTEIKYLHSLPPRQITRSIDRFMEFEIPAIIVTNNNKIPDYLIQVATRRYISVFSTPLSTTRLVHLLSEYLEEKFAPRISMHGTLVDVYGIGILFTGRSGIGKSEVALDLVERGHRLVADDLVIITRQAEEVLIGKGREIAQHVLELRGVGLIDVRRIFGIRGVRMQKRVEVEVKLVDWEKNKEYDRTGLEDNFTNILGVEIPQVILPINPGKNITVIAETIAMNHLLKTYGYHAAREFNQRLREYMMHKDEVPIHKDRDYLKKDRE from the coding sequence ATGAATGAATATATTACCGTAAGAACATTATTGAGAGAAAATCAGGAGCGGTTAAAGCTCCGGTTGATCTGTTCGGAAAATGGCCTTAACCGGAAAATCATTACCAGCGAAATTCACCGTCCGGGATTAGCCCTTTCCGGCTTTGTCGAATTATTCACCTGGGATCGTATTCAAATCCTGGGCAACACCGAAATCAAATATCTGCACAGTCTTCCGCCGCGCCAGATTACGCGTTCGATCGATCGTTTCATGGAGTTCGAAATCCCGGCCATTATTGTTACCAACAACAACAAAATTCCCGACTATTTAATCCAGGTTGCCACCCGACGCTACATTTCGGTTTTCAGTACACCGCTGAGCACCACCCGTCTGGTTCACCTGTTGAGTGAATATCTGGAAGAAAAATTTGCGCCGCGTATTTCCATGCACGGCACTCTGGTCGATGTTTACGGAATCGGGATTTTGTTTACCGGGCGCAGCGGTATTGGCAAAAGCGAAGTTGCGCTTGATCTGGTGGAGCGCGGTCATCGACTGGTGGCCGATGATCTGGTCATTATCACCCGTCAGGCAGAAGAGGTTTTAATAGGCAAAGGGCGTGAAATCGCCCAGCACGTGTTAGAACTGCGCGGCGTGGGATTGATTGATGTGCGCCGAATTTTTGGCATTCGCGGGGTACGCATGCAAAAACGGGTTGAGGTGGAAGTAAAGCTGGTGGACTGGGAAAAGAATAAAGAATACGATCGAACCGGTCTGGAAGACAATTTCACCAATATCCTGGGCGTTGAAATCCCGCAGGTTATTCTGCCCATCAATCCCGGCAAAAATATTACGGTGATTGCCGAAACCATCGCCATGAATCACCTGCTTAAAACCTACGGCTATCACGCAGCGCGGGAGTTCAATCAACGCCTGCGCGAATATATGATGCATAAGGACGAAGTGCCCATTCATAAGGATCGTGATTATTTAAAGAAAGATCGGGAATGA
- a CDS encoding PTS sugar transporter subunit IIA — MSEKIFAAIITHGELACALAEVAENLTVAEVPLHCYSTKILSSEEIIDRLEKEIERESPQKVLLFVDLIGGGCWIIANKLKKNNDNINIIAGVNVPMIISFMINFKRLTWAELLEKVAGDAQKGVVIR; from the coding sequence ATGAGCGAGAAAATTTTTGCAGCAATTATTACGCACGGCGAATTAGCCTGCGCCCTGGCCGAAGTGGCAGAAAATTTGACGGTTGCCGAAGTTCCGTTACATTGTTACTCTACCAAAATTCTCTCTTCTGAGGAGATTATTGACCGCCTGGAAAAGGAGATCGAGCGGGAAAGCCCGCAAAAAGTACTGCTTTTTGTGGATTTAATCGGCGGCGGCTGCTGGATAATCGCTAATAAATTGAAAAAGAACAACGATAATATCAATATTATTGCCGGCGTTAATGTGCCGATGATTATATCGTTCATGATCAATTTTAAACGGCTGACATGGGCGGAGCTACTTGAAAAAGTCGCTGGCGACGCCCAAAAAGGCGTTGTTATTCGTTAA